From the Patescibacteria group bacterium genome, the window CGATCTGAAATGATCGACCTATCAATATTATTTGCAATTCCGCCCATACCAAAGGAATTCAAAATAATTGAAAAGATTATTGCTAGCTTCATCATTATAAGATTGACTCGAGATTAATTTCTTTGCTTTCCCCAGGTTCGAGACCAAGAGACTCGAGAGATAGTTTAGCCACTCTAGTCCTCACTAATTTTACAACCTGTAAGCCAATTTTATCACACATCCGTCTGATCTGTCGATTGTATCCAGTGTGGAGAACCATGTTCAATGTGATCAATTTTGATTCAGGATTTTCATTGATTACGATCACCTTATCAGCGTACATTCGCTTCGTATCGATATATAATCCGTTTGTAAACATTTTGACGATTTGTATCGAGCCGACATGAGGATCTAGCTTACCCGTCCGAGCCTCTGCCACATATTCCTTCTCGTGTTTGAAACTTGGATGAGTTAGCTTTTGGGTCAGATCACCATCGTTGGTCAGAATAACCAATCCCTCGGAATATTGATCAAGGCGACCGACTGGATAAATTCGCGGAGACGCGGGAAAGAAGTCTAGCACAGTTTTTCGACCCTGCTCATCATCTGAGGTTGTGACGACACCTTTGGGTTTGTAAAAAGCGAAGTAGACAAGGCTGTCTGATTTCTCAATCTTTTTGCCGTCAAATAATACTTCGTCTTTGTCTGAGTCAATTTTCACTCCGAGCTCCCGACTAACCTGACCGTTTATCGATATTTTGCCAGCCAAAATATGCTCGTCGGCCTGTCGCCTAGAGCATACTCCAGATTCTGATAGATATTTATTGATTCTTATTTGCATTTCAATACTATAACAGAAATACGATGCTTTTCCTACTGTTGATCATATAATATTGATTATTCTTTGCCAAGTTGAGTAATTTGGTCAGAAACTTTTGTTCTCGCTGCTTCCAATTCTGCCCTTGAGGTGATTTCTGGTGGTAATTTCGCGATAACAGCCTGGCTCTCCTCGAGTTTTTTGCTTAATTCATCAATCTCTGATTCAATTTTAGCGCGAATAATGTCGGGATTGAGCTGTGCATTAAGTGCTAGATCCAAAGCCAACTTGGCTGCCACTGCTTCCTCGTTGTGTTTAGGATGCATTTTTTGTATGAAGTTTCTACGATTGATATCAGCAACGTCAGCCGTAGTATTGATTACTTGGTTATTCAACCTTGTATCCAAATTGGTAAGGTCATCTTGTTTTTTTTCTATAGATTGATTCGATTTTTTAATATCTTCAAAAATATCGCCTTGTTTTAGAATAGAATCAAAAAGTTCCTGGGTTTGACGGAGTTCCGCCAAACGAGACTGCAGCTTCTTTTCAGCACCAGACTCAACTTCACCCGCAGTCCGAGTTAGCGCTTCTCTATAGTCGGATTTTATCTGCTCAACTGTAGCTGCGGTAATATGTGGCGCAGGATATTCGCCGCTCGCCTTTGTTGGGATTATCGCTCCGCTATCATCAAGCTTGAAACCACCAATCTCCAACATTTTCTGAGATTTAGGGTCATTAAATGCATTCTTGAGCCCGCCATCGAAGAACCCATCACTCGACGTGACTAGATTCATCGTAGGTAAAAGCGATGAAAAAACTCTTTTTATAGTCCCGGTATTGTAAGACTGTTCTGACTGGGATAGCCTTGTGGAGTAAGTTCTAGTACCCCCCTCCATCGCACTGACCGCGTCGACAATTTCAGCTAACGGGCTATTGCGGGAATAATCAGGCGCAGCATTGCTGTCTCTAATAGTCATGGCGTCACGTAATGCAATCCCCATCACTAAGCCTGCTTTTTCCTTTCTGCTGTATGGGCTTTGGTCGCTAGTCGCTGTATTAATTGCATTATCAAAACTTGCGTTACTTGTTATGCCTTGTAGAATCTTACCGATTTCGTTGCGCTTATCGCCGATGTTTTCACCCCTTATCTTCATGGCCGCGAAGGTATTCGCAATATATTCTACAATGATGTCGTGAACTCGTTCTTTTGGATATATGGCGTCTTTGCCATTATTTGACTTCCAAGTATCTTCCAAATGTCTTGTTGTAGTACCTATCTGTTCAGAATACTGTTTTTCGATATTGGCTTTCAAACTACCGACATTCGACTCGTGCTCAGCGACGACAATCTCCTCGATTTTTTCTCGCTGCCGTATATATGCCTCTACCGACTTTGCTCGATCTTCTGGCATCTGACCCGGCATAGCAATTGGTTCGCCTTTAGTCACCTTGGATCCCTGAAAGTCCTCATATGGTCTATCGAGCCGTTTCGTCCCAAGCACTCCGCTTTCTCTAGCTGCTTTGACAAAATTAATAAATTCCATTTGAGATTGGATGACCCCGGACGATGATTCTGTGAGAGCTGTTCGCTGGTTCACATTTAGACCTTGGTCGTGCGACATCTCGGGGTTATTATAATCTAGGGCAATCACAAGATCTCTAAAGTCATTGGCGATTTCATTATGACCAGTCGTAAACATTTGCCTCAGGGCAGCACCTATTAGAACCCCTCTATTTTGCTCTGACTTTTTATCGTCGACCACACCACGCTCTTTGTTCTTTGCGTTCAGCTCAGTACTAAAAGGTGTATAGTTTGGTTTGGCATCAATTTGGCTGGTGCGTCCGCTATTGGTGCTGTTCAAACCAAGCATAATCCCACTAATTGTCTGGCTATCAATTTGATCGACTTCGATACCAAGTCGCTGGGCCTCTCCCTTAATCATAAGGTATAGCGCCTCTCTCATCACACCAGGAGAGACCTCCTTGTCTAGACCATTATGACTTGTTTGGCTGATAAATGATTCAAGTTTCGACAACGCTCGCTTGCTAAAAATAGCATCAACCTTGTCCTGCTCTTTAGCACGTTCGGCATCTTCGGCATATAATTCTACTAAGCCTGGGTGCTCCAGCAGCTGGTCAATCTGTGTTTGTAGTGTCTCAATCTCCTCACGGTCTTGCATTGATAATTCGCTTAGTGTCTCAATATTACTGGAGACGTCGGCGCGCAGCACACTTAGCTTGCCGAGTGACTCTTGGATCGAAGCCAATCCGTTCGATGCGACCGCTCTTTCACTGAGTATTTCTTTACCTGCGATAGTGCCTTTTGCTGCTAGTTTTGTGTCACTTATTTCGTCCATGAAAGCATGGATTTGTTTTATATTCTTTTGCGCTTCAGCAGTATCTTGATGTTCGTTTCTGTCTATCTCGGATTGTTTATCGTTTGTAGCTAAAGCAAGCTCTTCTGCACCTTCTGGTAGATTCTTCTTCGACAAATCCATAAGTCGACCAAACGCGCCTTTTAGATCTAAAAGTTTTTGTCGCATAATTGCTCGATTCGCTTTCTCGACAGGGTCGCCTTTGGCAAGCTCATTTGCTTTAATAAGACCTGCGGCTCTATCTAAACTATATTTCTCATTCATACTGGGCTCCTAGATAATTTTATTACTTTAATTCTACGTCTTTCTGTGATTAAGTTCAAATAAAAAACTCGCCTTTTACGACGAGTTTTTTACTATTACTTTGTTAGTCCCCTATCACAGTGTCAGCGCCCTTTAGCTGCTTGCCCTCAGCCTCTTTGGCCAATCCGATATGAACGTCTTTCAGCTGTTGCTCGGCTATCTGGCTCGGAGCGCCCATCATTACGTCTCTAGCGTCACCGGTTTTGGGGAATGCCATTACTTCACGGATCGCGTCTTCGTGGGCCAATACTGCGACTAGCCGGTCAATGCCCCATGCTATACCACCATGCGGAGGAGCACCAAATTCGAAAGCTTCGAGCATGTGGCCAAAACGTCTTCCCTTCTCCTCTGGAGATACTCCGAGAAGATCAAATATCTTGTCCTGTATTTCTCTATCGTGGATTCTAATCGAGCCACCCGCTACCTCGAAACCATTCAAAACCAAGTCGTAGGCGTAGGCCCTGACTTCAGCAGGTTTGCTGTCCAAGAGGCTCAGGTCTTCCTTCTGAGGCATAGTGAAGGGATGGTGAGAGGAAACTAACTTCTTGTCAGTATTTGAGTATTTAAATAGCGGCGCATCTGTTATCCAAAGGAAAGCCATCTCTTCTTTGTCGTTTTTGTCTTTTCTCAAGTCTGGCTTGTCAGTACCGTATTTCTCCATCGCCTCTTTGTATGTCATGCGTGGAAATGGGGTAGAGACAATTTTATTTTCTGGAGTAATCTTGGTCACCAAGTCTATGGCCAATTTCTCCATAGTGTTTAGGATATCTTCTTGATCGATAAATGACATCTCAACATCGAGTTGGGTAAATTCTGGCTGTCGATCCCCTCTTTGATCTTCATCACGGAAGCAACGAGCGATCTGAAAATATCTTTCGATCCCGCCGACCATCAACAATTGCTTGAACTGCTGAGGGCTCTGTGGCAGTACATAAAACTCTCCAGGATAGATACGGCTTGGAACAACAAATTCTCTGGCTCCCTCTGGAGTTGATTTGGTCAAATAAGGTGTCTCAACCTCGCGGAAACCTTCAGCCCAAAAATACTCACGCATTGAGCGGATAACGTTGTGACGAAGTGTGATATTCTTGTTCATTCGATCACTTCTGAGGTCTAGATAACGATATTTGAGTCTTAGTTCTTCGTCAATTCCGAGCGTATTCTTGTCCACTTCAAATGGTGGTGTCTTGGCTTGATTCAAGATTTCTAAGTCGGCAGCCTCCATCTCTACCGTGCCAGTGACCATACCAGGATTGACCATCTTCTCAGGTCTAGCCTTGACCATACCTGTGATTGAGACGACCCATTCTGGTCGGATATCTGATACTTTGTCATACGCCTTGGATCCTGGTACGAAAACGACCTGCAATGTGCCGGACATGTCACGCATGTCGAAGAAGACGATCTTGCCATGATCTCGGCGGGTATTAACCCAGCCCGATACCTTGACCTCTTCGCCAACCTTTTTGACTGTTTCTGATATTAGTATTCTTTTCATAATATTCCTTATATAGTTCTTAATTGTGCCTGATATTCGTTCTCGACCATTTTGACCACTTTCTTTACAACCTGTTCGGCCTCTTGGTCGGTCAAAGTCTTGTCCATATCCTGAAGGTAGAGATGATAAGCAACGTTTTTCTTGCCGACGCCCAGCTTGTCTGAAGCAAACTCGTCAAAAAGCTCAACTCTATTTATCATGTCCGAGACAGCATAAATTGACTGTGTGATCAAACTAGAATCAAGCTTCTTGTCTACCAGGAAGGCTAAGTCACGGGTTATCATCGGGTATTTTGATATCGGTCGGTAGACTGACTTGGAATAAGATTTTGGTAAATCTAATTTCTTCTCATCTATCTTTGATTTCTCAAGGACTAGAGACAGATCGATTTCGGCAACAAAAACTGTTGGCTTCTTGACCTTGAATTTCTGAAGTTCGTCTCGACTGAACTCTGTGATCTCTGCATCAAATTTCTTGCTCAAAAGTTCTTTGAGTGCGCTCAAGGCTTTCTCGATGGAAGGCTTCGCATTTTTACCGGAGGCAATGATCGCTAAGTTGGTGGTTTCCTTGCTCTTGGTATATACGTGAGCAATTTCGAATAAGAGAACAGGGTCGAACGCTGGGTTCTTGGCCACTGCCTTGATCAGACCAGGCAGAAGAGAGATTCGGAGGTACTTGAGCTCTTCCTGCAAAGGATTGGCAACCTCAAGTAATTTGTCTTTTTTCAATCTTAGAAGCTCGACGTCCTTCTCTGACAGATACGGATAGCTGATAGTCTCGGAAAAACCGTTGTTGATAAGGGCTTCCTTGACTGATTCTTCGCGGAAATATTGGGAAAATTTGGGACAATTTGCTTTGTCGAAATAAACTGGAACGATTTTGTCATAACCCTCGACTCGTCCAACTTCATCCGCCACGTCTTCGATGATCGATAAGTCGTGTCGCCAAAGAGGTACGATGGCCTCATCTGTGCTCAGCTCGATATCCAGAGCCTTCAGATGATGACGAATGATCTCATCTGATAATTTCATACCGAGGATTTGATTTATCTTTTCATAATTTAGCTTAATGATTTTCTTGGCTGGCGTCTGGCCACTTTTCAAAATCCCGTTGGCAATATTGCCACCAGCAACTTCGGCTATCATATTGGCCGCTTGATTGATGATGTATTCGGTGTCGCCCTCATCAATGCCCCGCTCGAATCGATAGCTTGCCTCAGACTGAAGCTTCAAGGTCTTGGAGCTGAGTCGGGCAG encodes:
- a CDS encoding pseudouridine synthase — encoded protein: MQIRINKYLSESGVCSRRQADEHILAGKISINGQVSRELGVKIDSDKDEVLFDGKKIEKSDSLVYFAFYKPKGVVTTSDDEQGRKTVLDFFPASPRIYPVGRLDQYSEGLVILTNDGDLTQKLTHPSFKHEKEYVAEARTGKLDPHVGSIQIVKMFTNGLYIDTKRMYADKVIVINENPESKLITLNMVLHTGYNRQIRRMCDKIGLQVVKLVRTRVAKLSLESLGLEPGESKEINLESIL
- the aspS gene encoding aspartate--tRNA ligase, which codes for MKRILISETVKKVGEEVKVSGWVNTRRDHGKIVFFDMRDMSGTLQVVFVPGSKAYDKVSDIRPEWVVSITGMVKARPEKMVNPGMVTGTVEMEAADLEILNQAKTPPFEVDKNTLGIDEELRLKYRYLDLRSDRMNKNITLRHNVIRSMREYFWAEGFREVETPYLTKSTPEGAREFVVPSRIYPGEFYVLPQSPQQFKQLLMVGGIERYFQIARCFRDEDQRGDRQPEFTQLDVEMSFIDQEDILNTMEKLAIDLVTKITPENKIVSTPFPRMTYKEAMEKYGTDKPDLRKDKNDKEEMAFLWITDAPLFKYSNTDKKLVSSHHPFTMPQKEDLSLLDSKPAEVRAYAYDLVLNGFEVAGGSIRIHDREIQDKIFDLLGVSPEEKGRRFGHMLEAFEFGAPPHGGIAWGIDRLVAVLAHEDAIREVMAFPKTGDARDVMMGAPSQIAEQQLKDVHIGLAKEAEGKQLKGADTVIGD
- the pheT gene encoding phenylalanine--tRNA ligase subunit beta; this encodes MKIQKSWLEKYVKEIGEMSADAVAELFRRGGIEVESIESGLDDNVVVAEILNVEKHPNADRLSLADVQDNTQTYKIVCGAPNIAKGMKVPLAKIGALLPGDFMIKKSTIRGVESEGMLCAADELGLGDDHSGIIVLPKEYELGEPLNKYLGNETIFDISITPNRGDLLSHIGSARELAAMIGKQIKKEPVSVAKTGSDIQSILALEVQDGSKCPQYFARVVQNVKVGPSPEWLKRKLELSGVRSINNVVDVTNFVLLDTGHPIHAFDLSKIGGKKIVVRGAKSNEKIVSLDGVERVLDSNDLVIADAKHPIAIAGIMGGKDSEVDDDTVNVVIEAAVFDPRTARLSSKTLKLQSEASYRFERGIDEGDTEYIINQAANMIAEVAGGNIANGILKSGQTPAKKIIKLNYEKINQILGMKLSDEIIRHHLKALDIELSTDEAIVPLWRHDLSIIEDVADEVGRVEGYDKIVPVYFDKANCPKFSQYFREESVKEALINNGFSETISYPYLSEKDVELLRLKKDKLLEVANPLQEELKYLRISLLPGLIKAVAKNPAFDPVLLFEIAHVYTKSKETTNLAIIASGKNAKPSIEKALSALKELLSKKFDAEITEFSRDELQKFKVKKPTVFVAEIDLSLVLEKSKIDEKKLDLPKSYSKSVYRPISKYPMITRDLAFLVDKKLDSSLITQSIYAVSDMINRVELFDEFASDKLGVGKKNVAYHLYLQDMDKTLTDQEAEQVVKKVVKMVENEYQAQLRTI